Proteins from a genomic interval of Armatimonadota bacterium:
- a CDS encoding uroporphyrinogen decarboxylase family protein translates to MTSRERIKTIFTGGVPDRCGFWMGNPLGDTWQNYFEYFGTSNQEEVRRHLDDDIRWICADFAYKHPEGKPLFEMTRDGKPIFADCEDVVEIEDYPDWPNLDYLDFTQPLDDLRSAGDVCRASGMWASFFHILAGYFGMENYFIKMYLNPDVVDAVTRKVCEFFLESNRRFFEVAGDEMDVFFFGNDYGTQLDLLVSPEQWDRFMLPYTKALVDLGHKYGYKVMHHSCGAVHKIIPKYIEMGVDALHPLQARASNMDAETLARDFKGKIAFVGGIDTQHLLVHGSPEDVKAEVRRVKALLGPNLVISPSHEALLPNVPAQNVVAMAEAAREM, encoded by the coding sequence GTGACCAGTCGCGAACGCATCAAAACAATTTTCACAGGCGGTGTGCCGGATCGGTGCGGATTCTGGATGGGAAATCCGCTTGGGGATACATGGCAGAATTATTTTGAATATTTTGGCACCTCAAATCAAGAAGAAGTGCGCAGGCATCTGGATGATGATATTCGCTGGATATGTGCGGACTTTGCATACAAGCACCCCGAGGGTAAGCCGCTCTTTGAAATGACCAGAGATGGAAAACCCATCTTTGCCGATTGCGAGGATGTCGTGGAGATTGAGGACTATCCCGATTGGCCGAACCTTGATTACCTGGACTTTACTCAGCCGCTTGACGATCTGCGCAGCGCAGGAGATGTCTGCCGCGCAAGTGGAATGTGGGCATCGTTTTTCCATATCCTTGCCGGTTACTTCGGGATGGAAAACTACTTCATAAAAATGTATCTGAATCCGGATGTTGTCGATGCGGTGACGCGAAAAGTGTGCGAATTTTTCCTTGAGTCAAACAGACGGTTTTTCGAGGTTGCGGGTGACGAGATGGACGTGTTTTTCTTTGGAAATGATTACGGCACTCAGCTCGATCTGCTCGTCAGCCCCGAACAGTGGGATCGTTTTATGCTCCCTTACACAAAAGCGCTGGTGGACCTTGGGCACAAATACGGTTACAAAGTGATGCATCACTCCTGTGGGGCAGTCCATAAAATCATTCCCAAATATATCGAGATGGGAGTCGATGCGCTGCATCCTCTGCAAGCCAGGGCATCCAACATGGATGCCGAGACTCTTGCCCGTGATTTCAAAGGCAAAATTGCATTTGTGGGCGGTATAGACACTCAGCATTTGCTGGTTCATGGCTCTCCTGAAGATGTCAAGGCAGAAGTGCGGCGAGTAAAGGCATTGCTGGGTCCGAACCTGGTTATCAGTCCGAGTCATGAGGCACTGCTGCCGAATGTTCCTGCACAAAACGTTGTTGCAATGGCCGAGGCGGCGAGGGAAATGTAA
- a CDS encoding replication-associated recombination protein A has product MPNLLPETPEELSHQPLAARMRPRTMDEFVGQEQILAPGTLLRTAIEKDELPSMIFWGPAGCGKSTLAAVIAHHSRARFENFSAVTSGIPEMRKVIARSKEQRKLDGRKTILFVDEIHRFNKAQQDALLPHVEDGTVVLIGATTENPYFEVNTPLLSRARIFRFDPLSDENVRALIDRALHDSERGLGSENIVVNEDAMAHIIDIAEGDARNALNALESAVASTEPDPKTGVKTVTLKIAEEAVQKRVLKYDRNGDNHYDTVSAYIKSMRGSDPDAAIYWLARMLAAGEDPKFVARRLVIAAAEDIGNADPMALVVANATAQAVQFVGMPEAQIPLAQATVYLACAPKSNASYMAIDRANRDVMERKGPPVPVHLRDSHYPGAKAIGHGKGYKYPHDYPGHYVNQEYLPPGAQSGPYYEPTEHGHEAKFKQRLDRLRKSGSESDSKADDES; this is encoded by the coding sequence ATGCCCAATCTTTTACCGGAAACACCTGAAGAGCTGTCTCATCAGCCTCTTGCAGCGCGCATGCGCCCGAGGACTATGGACGAGTTCGTCGGCCAGGAGCAGATTCTGGCACCAGGCACTCTCCTTCGCACGGCTATCGAAAAAGATGAGCTTCCTTCCATGATCTTCTGGGGACCTGCAGGCTGCGGCAAGAGCACACTGGCGGCGGTGATAGCTCACCACAGCCGGGCGCGGTTTGAAAATTTCAGCGCCGTCACATCGGGCATACCCGAGATGCGTAAAGTGATCGCCCGGTCAAAAGAGCAGCGCAAGCTCGACGGGCGCAAGACTATTCTCTTTGTCGATGAGATACATCGATTTAATAAAGCCCAGCAGGACGCGCTTTTACCTCATGTTGAGGACGGAACTGTTGTCCTGATCGGCGCGACCACCGAGAACCCGTATTTTGAAGTGAACACTCCTCTGCTTTCGCGTGCGCGCATCTTCAGGTTCGATCCTCTTTCTGATGAGAATGTCAGGGCGCTTATTGATCGAGCCCTGCATGACAGTGAGCGCGGGCTTGGCAGCGAAAATATCGTGGTCAATGAAGACGCCATGGCCCATATTATAGACATCGCCGAAGGTGACGCCCGCAATGCCCTGAACGCTCTCGAATCGGCAGTCGCTTCTACCGAGCCCGATCCCAAAACAGGCGTAAAGACAGTCACACTAAAAATTGCTGAAGAAGCTGTTCAAAAAAGGGTGTTGAAATACGACAGGAATGGGGATAACCACTACGATACCGTTTCGGCATATATCAAATCGATGCGCGGCTCCGATCCCGATGCGGCCATATACTGGCTGGCGCGAATGCTGGCCGCTGGGGAGGACCCCAAGTTCGTGGCGAGGCGATTGGTCATTGCCGCCGCGGAGGATATAGGTAACGCGGACCCGATGGCGCTGGTAGTGGCGAATGCGACTGCTCAGGCTGTGCAGTTCGTAGGCATGCCGGAGGCTCAGATTCCTCTGGCTCAGGCGACAGTATATCTGGCCTGCGCGCCCAAGAGCAACGCAAGCTACATGGCGATAGATCGGGCGAATAGAGATGTAATGGAGAGGAAGGGACCCCCAGTGCCTGTGCATCTAAGGGATTCACACTACCCCGGAGCAAAGGCTATAGGGCATGGTAAGGGATACAAATATCCTCACGACTACCCCGGCCATTACGTCAATCAGGAATATCTGCCGCCCGGCGCGCAAAGTGGGCCGTATTACGAGCCGACCGAACATGGTCATGAGGCAAAGTTCAAACAGCGCCTAGACAGACTGCGCAAGAGCGGCTCTGAATCCGATAGCAAGGCGGACGACGAATCATGA
- the mnmA gene encoding tRNA 2-thiouridine(34) synthase MnmA — protein MSSNEKKRVVVAMSGGIDSSIAAAMLLDNGYEVIGVTMRMWSSEDEALEKIARQAEQDAGRVASYLGISHHVLDVRDEFAKCVVSNFIDEYRHGRTPNPCVVCNPKIKFGELLKYTQDELDADYIATGHYARIIWDEPTSKWKLLKGVDKTKDQAYVLYRLSQSQLGKILMPLGYHTKSEVRAMSDKLGLHLTERPESQDICFIPGGGYQDFLKKSVPELMRPGPIVDTSGKVLGEHEGIAFYTVGQRRGLRVASGRRLYVIAIDARSNKIILGEPGEFGQKAVLIKYVNMISGEKLSKSVAVSAKIRYNAQDSPAVLRPLSEDSAVLDFEQTQRAVTAGQSAVFYDGDEVLGGGIIADRVESALESDVLR, from the coding sequence GTGAGCAGTAATGAGAAAAAGAGAGTCGTCGTAGCAATGAGCGGCGGTATCGACAGTTCTATAGCCGCCGCGATGCTCCTTGACAATGGCTATGAAGTGATCGGGGTCACGATGCGGATGTGGTCATCCGAGGATGAGGCTCTCGAAAAAATTGCGCGGCAGGCGGAGCAGGATGCGGGCCGCGTAGCGTCGTATCTGGGTATATCGCATCACGTGCTCGATGTTCGGGATGAGTTTGCCAAATGCGTGGTGAGCAACTTTATTGACGAATACCGCCATGGCCGGACGCCGAATCCCTGCGTTGTGTGCAATCCCAAGATCAAGTTCGGCGAGCTGCTTAAGTATACTCAGGACGAACTCGACGCGGACTATATAGCGACAGGTCACTACGCTCGGATAATCTGGGACGAGCCGACGTCGAAGTGGAAGCTGCTGAAAGGCGTGGATAAGACAAAAGACCAGGCATACGTATTGTACAGGCTCAGTCAAAGCCAGTTGGGTAAGATACTCATGCCCCTGGGGTATCATACAAAAAGTGAAGTGCGCGCCATGTCAGATAAGTTGGGTCTGCACTTGACTGAGAGACCCGAGAGCCAGGACATATGCTTTATACCCGGCGGCGGGTATCAGGACTTTTTGAAAAAGTCTGTGCCTGAGTTGATGCGTCCCGGACCCATAGTCGATACTTCGGGCAAGGTGTTGGGTGAGCACGAGGGAATAGCGTTTTATACAGTCGGCCAGCGCCGGGGGCTGCGTGTGGCATCAGGCCGCAGGCTATATGTAATTGCGATTGATGCGCGGTCAAATAAGATAATTCTTGGTGAGCCCGGTGAGTTTGGGCAAAAGGCCGTGCTTATAAAATATGTCAATATGATATCCGGTGAGAAACTTTCGAAATCCGTTGCCGTTTCGGCGAAGATAAGGTATAATGCGCAGGATTCGCCTGCGGTCCTGAGGCCCTTGTCTGAGGACAGCGCCGTGCTTGATTTCGAGCAGACCCAGCGTGCGGTCACTGCCGGCCAATCGGCTGTATTTTATGATGGCGATGAGGTCCTGGGCGGCGGGATAATAGCCGACCGGGTGGAATCGGCCTTGGAAAGTGACGTGTTGAGATGA
- a CDS encoding YtxH domain-containing protein, with protein sequence MSENREEKGVFINFLAGMGLGALIGAVTALLVAPKSGNETREDIKNAADDIRDKATKVVHDLSESSEELVKKSRELLESTRDKVVSAVDAGKQAIISKKEETSEESENPEF encoded by the coding sequence ATGAGTGAAAATCGAGAAGAAAAGGGCGTATTCATAAATTTCCTGGCAGGCATGGGTTTGGGCGCACTGATCGGTGCGGTGACTGCGCTGCTTGTAGCGCCGAAATCCGGCAATGAGACAAGGGAAGATATAAAGAATGCCGCGGACGATATTCGTGACAAGGCGACCAAGGTAGTCCATGATCTTTCAGAGTCCAGCGAGGAGTTGGTCAAAAAGAGCAGAGAGCTTCTTGAATCGACTCGTGACAAGGTCGTCAGCGCGGTTGACGCGGGTAAGCAGGCCATAATATCGAAGAAAGAAGAGACATCGGAGGAGTCGGAGAATCCTGAGTTTTAG
- a CDS encoding STAS domain-containing protein, whose protein sequence is MNFKIDVRTLEKELPLIELEGEVDVYTAPQLKQQIINILEDGTKELMVNLTKVDYLDSTALGVLIGGLKRMREVDGNMVLICPSPRIRRVFEITGLDKIFDIYNSEEDAREVMGKEIV, encoded by the coding sequence GTGAACTTCAAAATAGATGTCAGGACATTGGAGAAGGAGCTTCCCTTAATCGAACTCGAGGGTGAGGTGGACGTATACACTGCGCCACAGCTCAAGCAGCAGATCATAAATATTCTCGAGGACGGCACTAAGGAGTTGATGGTGAATCTCACCAAGGTTGATTATCTGGACAGCACGGCTCTCGGCGTTCTGATCGGTGGATTGAAACGAATGCGAGAGGTAGACGGCAATATGGTGTTGATCTGCCCGAGTCCTCGGATTCGCCGGGTGTTTGAGATCACCGGGCTGGATAAGATTTTCGATATCTACAATTCCGAGGAAGACGCGCGAGAGGTTATGGGAAAGGAGATAGTGTAA
- a CDS encoding ATP-binding protein translates to MPNDECPACVELRIPCKPEYVGVARLAILGVASRMKFSYDEVEDVRLAVGEACTTSVEWAERNSKLDSSIILRSEIAPDKLTVDIFDEAGVRSDGEASGSVDQEPENLGALLITLLVDEVNVEPNNNGTRVRMVKYAGQR, encoded by the coding sequence GTGCCGAACGACGAATGTCCCGCTTGCGTGGAGCTGAGAATACCGTGCAAGCCGGAGTATGTTGGTGTAGCAAGGCTGGCGATTCTCGGTGTGGCCAGCCGCATGAAGTTTTCATATGATGAAGTCGAGGATGTCAGGCTTGCGGTAGGCGAGGCGTGCACGACATCGGTCGAGTGGGCTGAGCGCAACTCGAAGCTCGATTCGAGCATTATATTGCGCAGTGAGATCGCTCCCGATAAGCTGACAGTAGACATATTCGACGAGGCCGGTGTCAGGAGTGACGGCGAGGCATCCGGCAGCGTCGATCAGGAACCTGAGAACCTTGGAGCGCTGCTCATAACCTTACTTGTAGATGAGGTTAATGTTGAACCGAATAATAACGGCACGCGTGTTCGGATGGTCAAATATGCTGGACAACGATAG
- a CDS encoding SigB/SigF/SigG family RNA polymerase sigma factor, giving the protein MLDNDSGAARKKSSVAEWTEEEAEGLFRDYVSRRDRKTRDKLVIMHQNLVRFLAGKFANRGEPLEDLVQVGVIGLINAIDRFDPDRGTKFSTYATPTIVGEIRRHFRDKAWSLKVPRRLQELNLAANKAAEDLSQRLGHPPTIQEIAGQVGASEEETLEAIELGNAYDTVSLDSKLPYEGESAPLTLAEFVGDLDASLQSIETYGDLKQAVDCLEPREKAIIYYRFFKDMSQTEVAKRLNISQMHVSRLQQKALKRLKELLSQ; this is encoded by the coding sequence ATGCTGGACAACGATAGCGGGGCGGCGAGAAAAAAAAGCTCTGTCGCTGAGTGGACCGAGGAAGAGGCCGAGGGTCTTTTCCGCGACTATGTCAGCCGACGTGATCGGAAGACTCGCGACAAGCTGGTTATCATGCACCAGAACCTGGTCCGGTTCCTGGCAGGCAAGTTTGCAAACAGGGGTGAACCGCTTGAAGATTTGGTTCAGGTCGGTGTGATCGGGCTGATAAATGCCATAGACAGGTTCGATCCCGACAGGGGGACAAAGTTTTCGACCTATGCCACTCCCACGATAGTCGGCGAGATCCGGCGGCACTTTCGTGACAAGGCTTGGAGCCTTAAGGTTCCAAGACGGCTTCAGGAGCTTAATCTTGCCGCCAATAAGGCAGCCGAGGACTTGAGCCAGCGTTTGGGACATCCTCCGACTATTCAAGAGATTGCCGGTCAGGTGGGCGCAAGTGAGGAAGAGACACTGGAGGCAATCGAACTTGGAAATGCTTACGATACCGTTTCTCTGGACAGCAAGCTGCCCTATGAGGGCGAATCTGCGCCGCTGACTCTCGCCGAGTTTGTCGGCGACCTCGATGCTTCGCTTCAGAGTATAGAGACTTACGGCGATCTGAAGCAGGCCGTGGACTGCCTGGAGCCTCGTGAAAAAGCGATCATCTACTATCGTTTTTTTAAGGACATGTCTCAGACGGAGGTTGCGAAGAGGCTCAACATATCTCAGATGCACGTTTCGCGCCTGCAGCAGAAGGCCTTAAAGCGACTTAAAGAACTCCTCAGCCAATAA
- a CDS encoding type IV pilus twitching motility protein PilT yields the protein MAELYIDQLLTQMVEKSGSDLHLRYGQPPIMRIHGKLTPTPFPPIEKVEDIVFPILNEERRKRLEEFMELDLSYEIRDVSRFRVNCFRQRGHVGAVLRAIPIKIKTIDDLGLPQVTKDICLRPRGLVLVTGPTGSGKSTSLAAMINHINENEKAHIITIEDPIEFVHQDKMCSVNQRELEIDTHSFAEALKHVLRQDPDVILVGEMRDLETISLAITAAETGHLVFGTLHTTDAPQTIDRVIDVFPPEQQSQIRMQLSVTIQAVISQQLLPRIDAQGGRIAAFEVMVATPAIRALIREGKTHQIYSDIQAGGDFGMISLDQYLVGLLRRRVINYDDAISKSSNPRELERMAAKALQGVVK from the coding sequence ATGGCAGAATTATACATAGATCAGCTTCTGACTCAGATGGTTGAGAAGTCAGGCTCGGACTTACATCTGAGATATGGGCAGCCGCCGATTATGCGTATTCATGGGAAACTTACTCCGACACCCTTTCCGCCGATTGAGAAGGTTGAGGACATAGTATTTCCAATTTTGAACGAAGAGCGCCGCAAGCGCCTGGAAGAGTTCATGGAGCTGGACCTGTCGTATGAGATAAGGGATGTATCCAGGTTCCGTGTAAACTGTTTCCGCCAGCGCGGTCATGTCGGGGCGGTGCTTCGAGCGATTCCCATTAAGATCAAAACAATTGATGATCTTGGTTTACCGCAAGTGACAAAAGATATATGTCTAAGGCCAAGAGGGTTGGTTCTGGTAACCGGGCCTACCGGTTCCGGTAAATCGACCAGCCTGGCAGCTATGATCAATCATATCAACGAGAACGAGAAAGCGCATATAATCACAATCGAGGACCCGATCGAGTTCGTGCATCAAGATAAGATGTGCTCTGTCAATCAGCGCGAACTGGAGATTGATACTCATTCATTTGCAGAGGCCCTTAAGCACGTTTTGAGACAGGACCCGGATGTCATCCTGGTCGGTGAAATGCGAGACCTCGAAACCATATCCCTTGCGATCACCGCTGCTGAGACCGGTCACCTTGTATTCGGGACTCTGCACACGACCGATGCTCCTCAGACAATCGACCGTGTCATCGACGTTTTCCCTCCAGAACAGCAGTCTCAGATACGAATGCAGCTATCGGTCACGATCCAGGCTGTTATTTCCCAGCAGCTCTTGCCGCGAATTGATGCTCAAGGAGGTCGAATCGCGGCATTCGAGGTGATGGTAGCAACCCCGGCTATTCGAGCGCTGATACGAGAGGGCAAGACACACCAGATATATTCTGATATTCAGGCAGGCGGCGACTTCGGTATGATCTCCCTCGACCAGTATCTTGTCGGTTTATTGAGGAGGCGGGTCATCAATTATGATGACGCCATCTCCAAATCATCAAATCCACGCGAGCTTGAACGTATGGCCGCTAAGGCGCTGCAGGGGGTGGTCAAATGA
- a CDS encoding type IV pilus twitching motility protein PilT: MSRAMNREFMDELLTLLVKLEGSDLHIKAYNYPLMRIHGDLIPQKQYPKLSPEDTHDLAYSMMNEVRQARFEEELEMDLAYEIPNVSRYRTNIMQQRGMVSMVQRAIPTKIMSMQELNLPPVCQYFAERPRGMVLVTGPTGSGKSTTLAAMIDYINSNRSEHIMTVEDPVEFVHECKKSIINQRELGTDTLSFNNALKYVLRQDPDVILVGEMRDLETIHLAITAAETGHLVFATLHTQDATQTVDRIIDVFPNYQQAQIRMQLANNLIGVVSQTLLKRADGHGRVAAFETLMNSTAIRNLIREAKTFQIASMIQTGGRQGMMTLDQYLAELVKRGMISRDEGLSRASNAKEYEAMLEVTK, encoded by the coding sequence ATGAGCCGAGCAATGAACAGAGAATTTATGGATGAACTGCTCACACTTCTGGTTAAGTTGGAAGGCTCCGACCTCCATATCAAGGCGTACAATTATCCTTTAATGCGCATTCATGGCGACCTGATCCCTCAGAAGCAGTATCCGAAACTCAGTCCCGAGGACACTCACGATTTGGCTTACAGCATGATGAATGAGGTCCGCCAGGCGCGATTTGAGGAAGAGCTGGAAATGGATCTCGCATATGAGATTCCGAATGTATCCAGATATCGAACCAATATTATGCAGCAGCGCGGCATGGTAAGCATGGTCCAGCGTGCAATTCCAACCAAGATCATGAGTATGCAGGAACTGAATCTGCCTCCGGTCTGCCAGTATTTTGCGGAACGCCCGAGAGGAATGGTTTTGGTTACCGGTCCGACCGGTTCCGGCAAGTCCACTACTCTCGCCGCTATGATCGACTATATAAACTCCAACAGATCCGAGCACATCATGACTGTTGAGGACCCTGTTGAGTTTGTTCATGAGTGCAAAAAGTCGATCATTAACCAGCGGGAGTTGGGCACCGATACGCTCTCATTTAACAATGCGCTGAAATATGTTCTCAGGCAGGACCCTGATGTAATTCTGGTCGGTGAGATGCGTGACCTTGAGACGATCCACCTCGCGATCACGGCTGCCGAAACCGGCCACCTTGTATTTGCGACCCTGCATACGCAGGATGCCACTCAGACTGTAGACCGTATCATAGACGTCTTTCCAAACTATCAGCAAGCTCAGATTCGAATGCAGTTGGCCAATAACCTGATAGGTGTGGTTTCTCAGACTCTACTCAAACGAGCAGACGGCCATGGACGGGTAGCGGCTTTTGAGACATTGATGAACTCAACTGCCATCCGAAACCTGATACGTGAAGCTAAGACATTCCAGATAGCTTCGATGATCCAGACCGGCGGCAGACAGGGGATGATGACCCTTGATCAATATCTTGCCGAACTGGTCAAGAGAGGTATGATCAGCCGGGACGAGGGTCTGTCGCGCGCGAGCAATGCAAAAGAGTACGAAGCAATGTTGGAGGTCACCAAATGA
- a CDS encoding sugar phosphate isomerase/epimerase, whose amino-acid sequence MKLKQVAAQLYTLRDYLKTPADIAASLKKVSDIGYQAVQLSGMGPIYESELVRILDGEGLVCCATHENGQSLLDDPKAIIDRLNKLNCIYTAYPYPAGVELNSLADVESFASRLDASGRVLAEAGITLAYHNHHIEFRRFEGELMLDVIYSHTDPRYLQGEPDTYWIQYGGGDPADWCRKLNGRLPLLHMKDYAVMPDLSVTYAEVGNGNLNWHEIIHAAQESGCQWYIVEQDECRRDPFESLKISFDYIRNNLVD is encoded by the coding sequence ATGAAGCTGAAACAGGTCGCTGCGCAGTTATATACACTCAGGGATTACCTCAAAACACCCGCCGATATTGCGGCTTCGCTCAAGAAAGTGAGCGATATCGGTTATCAGGCCGTGCAGCTTAGTGGCATGGGGCCGATATACGAGTCCGAGCTTGTAAGGATTCTCGACGGCGAGGGACTGGTCTGCTGCGCCACTCATGAAAACGGTCAGAGCCTGCTCGACGATCCGAAAGCGATAATAGACCGGCTCAATAAGCTCAACTGCATCTATACGGCATATCCGTATCCGGCTGGTGTGGAGCTTAATTCTCTTGCCGATGTTGAGTCCTTTGCCTCGCGTCTGGATGCGTCCGGCAGGGTTCTGGCTGAGGCCGGGATAACGCTTGCTTATCATAATCACCATATCGAGTTTCGCCGGTTTGAGGGCGAGCTTATGCTGGATGTGATTTATTCTCATACCGACCCGCGTTACCTCCAGGGCGAGCCGGACACTTACTGGATACAATACGGCGGGGGTGATCCGGCAGACTGGTGCAGGAAGCTTAACGGACGGCTTCCCTTGCTTCACATGAAAGATTATGCGGTTATGCCCGACCTGTCTGTTACATATGCAGAGGTGGGCAATGGAAACTTGAACTGGCACGAAATAATTCATGCCGCGCAGGAGTCCGGCTGCCAATGGTATATCGTTGAGCAGGATGAATGCAGGCGCGACCCGTTCGAATCACTAAAGATCAGCTTCGATTACATCCGAAATAACCTTGTTGATTGA
- a CDS encoding Gfo/Idh/MocA family oxidoreductase encodes MSGSVRLGIIGLGVIGNHHATYLRAGDVKRCELTAVCDIDPNRIEKFSDLKKFTSSEEMIRSGEVDAVLISTPHYAHTTIGIDALEQGLHVLVEKPISVHKADCERLLAAHKDPKQVFAVMFNLRTIGWWKKLKQLIDTGELGEIVRINWTCTDWFRSEAYYASGGWRGTWAGEGGGVLMNQSPHYLDLWQYFFGMPEKIRAFCGFGVRHNVEIEDEVTAYMEYSNKATGVLITSTGEFPGTNRLEVAGEQGKVIIEGGKFSFTRNEVQTTQFSKTCPTGFVFPPVWNIDIPVKSGGQHMEITQNFVNAILDGTPLLSPAEEGIKSVELANAMIYSTLTDSTVHLPLDSQAFEKELQRLIAESRFVKQSEKGEVVDAKASFH; translated from the coding sequence ATGAGTGGAAGCGTCCGCTTGGGAATAATCGGTCTGGGGGTAATAGGCAACCATCATGCCACTTACCTGCGGGCCGGCGATGTGAAGCGCTGCGAACTTACAGCAGTGTGCGATATTGACCCGAATCGTATTGAGAAGTTCTCGGACCTGAAAAAATTTACCAGCAGCGAAGAAATGATCCGCTCCGGTGAGGTTGATGCGGTCCTAATATCCACGCCGCACTATGCCCACACGACCATAGGCATCGACGCCCTCGAACAGGGCCTTCATGTTCTGGTCGAAAAGCCCATCTCGGTGCATAAAGCCGATTGCGAGCGCCTGTTGGCGGCTCACAAAGACCCGAAGCAGGTCTTTGCGGTCATGTTCAACCTGCGCACCATCGGCTGGTGGAAGAAATTAAAGCAGCTCATCGACACCGGTGAGTTGGGTGAGATAGTTCGCATCAACTGGACTTGCACCGACTGGTTCAGGAGCGAGGCATACTATGCCAGCGGTGGATGGAGAGGCACCTGGGCCGGTGAAGGCGGCGGTGTGCTAATGAACCAGAGCCCGCATTATCTTGACCTCTGGCAGTATTTCTTTGGTATGCCGGAAAAAATCCGAGCATTTTGTGGTTTCGGCGTGCGCCACAATGTTGAGATTGAAGATGAAGTCACCGCCTATATGGAATATTCCAACAAGGCGACAGGTGTGCTGATAACTTCTACCGGCGAGTTCCCCGGCACCAATCGTTTGGAAGTTGCCGGTGAGCAGGGCAAGGTTATCATTGAAGGCGGCAAGTTCAGTTTTACAAGAAATGAGGTCCAGACGACTCAGTTCAGCAAGACATGCCCTACAGGGTTTGTCTTCCCGCCCGTTTGGAATATAGACATCCCCGTAAAGAGCGGTGGCCAGCACATGGAGATAACGCAAAACTTTGTGAACGCTATTCTTGACGGAACTCCGTTGCTTTCTCCAGCCGAAGAGGGGATTAAGTCTGTGGAGCTTGCCAACGCGATGATCTACTCGACTCTTACCGATTCCACGGTGCACTTACCCTTGGATAGCCAGGCTTTCGAGAAAGAACTGCAGCGTCTTATTGCCGAGTCGAGATTCGTCAAGCAGAGCGAAAAAGGCG